A portion of the Paenibacillus sp. PvR098 genome contains these proteins:
- a CDS encoding ATP-binding protein, whose protein sequence is MINLSERISASKKRCQTLGLNPILVPKPSSRLTTIELQNRRVRFDELLSVMSLFAGRIMHLLNSTPLLLVLTDERGYILEMYGDQLIKKIVSELGIVKGIHYSEESMGTNSIHMALTEHSPVSLVGQEHYHEALHQSACYSVPFQFTSIHNLSGTISLLTTIEHQNPIFIALLSNIVDSIERELLLSRNNHQLDFLNRILIKNMRHGIIITDPYGRVTECNPFAEQITNCKKQDLLGSSIFDIQPFGKYMYKVLEHRKSYENVELAFGNLQNGGIVCQFDSYAIYDDKNRIIGAYAQFRDITERFLLERQVITAEKFSVIGKLAAGLAHEIRNPLTSITGFIKILKTSEHPAEKEQKYIEIVYNELLHLNKLISQFVLMAKPSFPDRKPFNIQELVQETLLFMESQFIMKNVSAQLLHDNCPIMLYADPLQIKQVLINILQNALEAVDEKGRIQVSLESVSFHVKIKIEDNGIGLDKDELAQILNPFFTTKENGLGLGLSVSYRIIENHGGTIDITSNKHAGTTMIITLPLLQT, encoded by the coding sequence ATGATTAACCTTTCGGAACGCATATCGGCATCCAAAAAAAGATGCCAAACCCTCGGTTTGAACCCCATCCTGGTTCCAAAGCCGTCCAGTAGACTGACAACCATCGAGCTGCAAAACAGAAGGGTCAGATTTGACGAACTCCTATCGGTCATGAGCTTGTTTGCCGGTCGAATCATGCATCTGCTGAACAGCACCCCTCTTCTGTTGGTGCTTACCGACGAAAGAGGATATATTCTGGAGATGTACGGCGATCAATTAATCAAAAAAATTGTGTCGGAGCTGGGCATCGTTAAAGGAATCCATTACAGCGAAGAATCCATGGGAACCAATTCAATTCATATGGCCTTGACGGAACATTCTCCGGTTTCACTGGTCGGTCAAGAGCATTATCACGAGGCTTTGCATCAATCGGCTTGCTACAGCGTCCCCTTTCAATTCACCAGCATTCATAATCTTTCAGGCACCATATCCCTGCTAACTACGATCGAACATCAAAATCCGATCTTTATCGCTCTTCTATCCAATATCGTTGACTCCATCGAACGAGAGCTCCTACTTTCCAGGAACAACCACCAACTGGATTTTCTGAACCGGATTTTAATTAAAAACATGCGGCACGGCATTATCATTACCGACCCCTACGGAAGAGTTACCGAATGTAATCCTTTTGCCGAACAAATCACCAATTGCAAGAAGCAGGACCTGCTCGGAAGCTCCATCTTTGACATTCAACCGTTCGGAAAATATATGTACAAAGTACTGGAACACCGGAAATCTTACGAGAACGTGGAGCTAGCCTTCGGCAATCTTCAAAATGGAGGCATCGTATGCCAGTTTGACAGCTATGCGATCTACGACGATAAAAACAGGATCATCGGCGCCTATGCCCAGTTTCGCGACATAACGGAGCGTTTTTTATTGGAACGACAAGTGATCACAGCGGAGAAGTTCTCCGTGATCGGCAAGCTGGCCGCCGGCCTTGCACATGAGATTCGTAATCCGCTAACCTCCATTACCGGGTTTATCAAAATACTAAAAACCAGTGAACATCCGGCGGAAAAAGAACAAAAATATATTGAAATTGTATATAACGAGCTGCTTCATCTGAATAAACTGATTTCCCAATTTGTGCTGATGGCGAAGCCCAGTTTCCCCGACCGTAAACCATTCAATATCCAAGAGCTGGTTCAAGAAACGCTGCTTTTTATGGAGAGCCAGTTTATTATGAAGAACGTATCAGCACAATTACTCCACGATAACTGCCCCATTATGCTGTATGCCGACCCTCTCCAAATCAAACAAGTACTGATCAACATCCTGCAGAATGCGTTGGAAGCCGTTGACGAAAAAGGAAGGATTCAGGTTTCCCTTGAATCCGTTTCGTTCCATGTAAAAATCAAGATTGAGGATAACGGCATTGGCCTGGATAAGGACGAGCTCGCTCAAATCTTAAACCCTTTCTTCACAACGAAGGAAAACGGACTGGGGCTCGGCCTGTCGGTTAGCTACAGAATTATTGAAAATCACGGCGGCACGATTGACATTACTTCTAACAAGCATGCGGGAACCACCATGATAATAACGTTACCCTTATTACAGACTTGA
- a CDS encoding carboxymuconolactone decarboxylase family protein translates to MANGRYEQGLKVLKELNGSEDFPPLEAIRSFYPAFADFIVSNGFADVYTRPGLDVKQRELVTLSSLITQGAADQLDFHIHAALNVGLSPTEIVELVLHCSAYVGFPKAIAALGVVMRIFKERGVQI, encoded by the coding sequence ATGGCAAACGGAAGGTATGAGCAGGGGCTTAAGGTGTTAAAGGAATTGAACGGTTCGGAGGATTTTCCACCGCTCGAAGCGATTCGGAGCTTTTATCCAGCTTTCGCCGACTTTATCGTGAGCAACGGGTTTGCAGATGTATATACCCGTCCAGGACTGGATGTCAAGCAGCGTGAGCTCGTTACCCTGTCTTCGTTGATCACGCAGGGGGCTGCGGATCAACTCGATTTTCATATTCATGCTGCTCTGAATGTTGGATTAAGCCCAACGGAGATCGTGGAATTGGTGCTTCATTGCTCGGCATACGTAGGTTTCCCGAAAGCTATTGCTGCGCTGGGCGTAGTGATGCGTATTTTCAAAGAAAGAGGAGTTCAAATATGA
- a CDS encoding thiamine pyrophosphate-binding protein has translation MRLSQILADNVKRWGINHVFGIPGKSISPLMLDFDSTGVEFVLTRHEAGAGFAAAGYALGNKKLGVAIGTSGPGGTNLLTAAGQAKAYNLPLLIITGQPSASDSGKALGQDSSSFGTDLVKMFEPVTLFSARIERPDLVQRYLQHAIEKAYTGAKGPVHLCIPFDVLMSQVEPFTIELPDHIPQMISPNVEEAIPLLNAARRPVLFIGKGVMAAEAFDEVRILAEHWNIPVIMTPGGKGAFPTNHPLSLGNFGLGGTAQALEYMKSGVDLLIAVGTKLSDMTLSGFTSQMMPKQVIHFDYDVTFVGKALPVPTCVILGDAKTNLARLIDVAQATSQVYEAAATTELEELPEVAKEASVLSAEVAILALRASLPDDAILFGDDGSHTFYAIRHFDIHQPGTFYFDDVFGAMGHAIGYAIGAKAALPDRTIVCLTGDGCAMMHGTEIATAVNHRLPVLFVVLNNGRLDMVDKGMSYNTGRSVGAVYATPLDAAMFARSMGAEGICCRTAEDIQDAVKTALHSNGPTVIEIMVDPEEIPPILTRLLTLD, from the coding sequence ATGCGCTTGTCGCAAATATTGGCGGACAATGTGAAACGATGGGGGATAAATCACGTATTCGGCATACCTGGGAAATCGATATCCCCTTTGATGCTTGATTTTGACAGCACCGGGGTGGAATTTGTGTTGACCAGACACGAAGCAGGTGCGGGTTTTGCCGCGGCGGGCTACGCGCTGGGAAACAAGAAGCTGGGGGTAGCCATAGGCACATCCGGGCCCGGGGGCACCAATCTGCTGACCGCGGCCGGCCAAGCCAAGGCTTATAATTTGCCGCTGCTCATCATTACCGGCCAGCCATCAGCTTCGGATTCGGGTAAAGCGCTAGGTCAAGATTCCAGCAGCTTTGGCACCGATTTGGTCAAAATGTTTGAACCGGTTACCCTGTTCAGCGCAAGAATCGAGCGGCCAGACCTTGTACAGCGTTACCTTCAACACGCAATAGAGAAGGCATACACAGGTGCCAAAGGACCAGTGCACCTCTGCATTCCTTTTGATGTTCTGATGTCGCAGGTAGAGCCGTTCACCATTGAACTGCCCGATCATATTCCTCAGATGATTTCGCCGAATGTGGAGGAAGCCATTCCGCTGCTCAATGCCGCAAGAAGGCCCGTACTGTTTATCGGTAAAGGCGTCATGGCGGCGGAAGCTTTCGATGAAGTCCGGATATTGGCCGAACACTGGAACATCCCGGTGATTATGACCCCTGGAGGTAAGGGGGCTTTCCCCACTAACCATCCGCTCAGCCTGGGAAATTTCGGACTCGGGGGGACGGCGCAGGCGCTTGAATATATGAAATCAGGCGTTGACCTGCTGATTGCAGTTGGAACCAAGCTGAGCGATATGACCTTGTCCGGATTTACTTCGCAGATGATGCCGAAGCAGGTCATTCATTTCGATTATGATGTGACGTTCGTGGGCAAGGCGCTTCCGGTTCCTACCTGCGTCATTCTTGGGGATGCCAAGACGAATTTAGCCAGACTGATCGATGTGGCCCAAGCGACAAGCCAGGTCTATGAAGCGGCAGCGACCACGGAACTGGAGGAGTTACCCGAGGTAGCGAAGGAGGCGAGCGTTCTTTCTGCAGAGGTGGCGATTCTGGCGCTTCGCGCCTCTTTGCCGGACGATGCGATCCTGTTCGGGGATGATGGTAGTCATACGTTCTATGCGATCCGGCATTTTGACATTCATCAACCGGGCACCTTTTATTTCGACGATGTTTTTGGAGCTATGGGTCATGCCATCGGCTACGCGATCGGAGCCAAAGCGGCCTTGCCGGACCGCACCATTGTGTGCCTTACTGGGGACGGATGCGCCATGATGCACGGAACGGAGATTGCCACCGCCGTAAACCATCGACTGCCTGTCTTGTTCGTTGTTTTGAATAACGGAAGGTTGGACATGGTCGACAAGGGGATGTCTTACAATACCGGACGCAGCGTAGGAGCCGTATATGCAACGCCACTGGATGCCGCTATGTTCGCACGCTCCATGGGAGCGGAGGGAATATGCTGCCGAACGGCGGAAGACATTCAGGATGCGGTGAAGACAGCGCTGCATTCGAATGGGCCTACCGTCATTGAAATCATGGTCGACCCTGAGGAAATTCCTCCAATTCTCACCAGACTGCTAACCCTGGATTAA